CTCTTTATTTGAAAGTGGAAGAAGTTTATTTGACGAACTTTTTGAGTAACCTGGAAGTGCAACAGCAATAGTTGAAATATCACTCATCATAGTTAAATCTTCAGCAAATGGTGAATATCTAGCAAGAGTATCACTTCCTTCATCCCAAGTTCCATGAATAATAATATTTAAAGAGTCGCCTTCACCATTAAATTTTTTATATGCAATACACTCATTTTGTACATATATAAAACCATCACCTTTTTTAATACAATCATCTTTTGTAGTTGCAAAAAGATAATTCACAAATACCAATGAAGCCAAAATTACTAATTTTTTCATATTTTTATTCTCCTTTAAAAATAGTTTTAATACGCTGTAATACCAATATATCCATCAACTTGTCGTTCTATTACTTCAACAATTCCAGCTTGAGTAAATGAAATATCATCTATAAAATCACTCTCTTTCCATTTCATAGTTTCCATAGTATTTTTGCAAGCAACAAATTCAACATCGTACTCCATCAAAGATTTTATTCTTTTTAATGTCTCTTTATCATAATCTTTTTTTAGAGCTCTAAGACCTTTTCCATAAGCAACAACTACAATTTTTAGACTTTCAGCTGGATACTCTTTTAAAATATTGTACATAGAACCAATAGTATGATTTACCGTATCTAAATCATTTACATATAGTGAATATACAACTTTTCTTGGTGATTCAAAACTAGGTTTTGGATTGCTAAATTTTGTCTCTGCCAAGGCAAAACCAAATAGACAAAGAATTAAAAAGAGTTTTTTAAACATTATACTTCCTTTATTTTCATATTTTTTAAAATCTTTCCAGATTCTATAATCTTACAATAAACTCCCCTATGACCTTTTAAAATTTTTGGTAAATCTTTATTAAAAACACTTAAATGATTGCAAACTGTACATATTTGAGTTATTTGAATTATAGCTTCATCTATTTTGAAATATTTTCCAACTTCAAAATCATGAGGATCAAAATCTAATAAAATATTTTCACCCAAACTTCCTAACTCTAAATCTATCTTAAATGATTTTGCTAATTCATATGATTTTAAACCAACAATCATAACAGTTTGGTCAAGATTCTTTTCTGCAAATTTATCAAACTCTATTCCATAATCTTTTATTAAGTTTAAGCTTTCAACTTTTGGTCTAGGAAGTCCACTTGACTCTTTTGTTGCACTAAAAACTTCTAAAACTTCACCTAAAATTTTCATTTGTTCTCTTTTAAAATATCTATAAAATCATTTTTCTTCCAAGCACCAGGATATTGAGTTAATAACTTTTTATTGTTGTTTACAAAAAAGAAACTAGGAGTTACCCTTTTATACTCTTTTTGTAAATCAAAAGGAAGTGAACTTTTATCCATATCAATTTCTATGAAAATATAGTTTTTATCTAATAATTTTTTTATTTCATTATCCGTAAAAACCTCTTTATCCATTTTTTTACAAAAATAACAGCTTGTAGAAGTTGCATAAACTATAATCTTTTTATTTTCATTTTTTGCTTTTGTTAGGATATTTTGTTCTTCTTCTTTAGAGTATTTTGGTTTTTTATATACATATTCCTCTTTAATATTATTTTTAAACTCCATAAAATAAGTTGTTAAATTCATATAATCATCTTCACTTAACACACCTTTCATACTACTTTTATTTTCATAGTGTCCTAAAGCACTATCATCACAAATTGAGTTAAATCTATCTGGATTTTCTAAATAAGATTTTAAATAACCATTTATTTCAATCTCTTGAAACTCTTTATCATTTTCATCACCAATTTTTTTTGAACTATCAAACATTGCCCAAACTATTAAGTTTGCGCTTGGGGCTTTCAAATTTAAAAGAGTATTGTTTTTTTCAAGAAAATTCTCTTTTAATAAATTCATAGGTATATACTCTTTATGACAAGATGAACATTTGGCATCAAAGACTTTTTTACCATCTTCAAAATTTGCAAATAAAGCTATTGTAAAAAAAAACAGAATAGATACTATTTTCATAAATTCTCCAAAATTTTTCTAAATAAAACTATAAAAATTATAGCTCTATTTAAAAAAAACATAAAGAAAAAATCTTTATGTTTTCTAGGGCTATATAATTCCTGGATTACCTTTAACTCCTACAATATCAGGAGTGTCAATTTTTATTTTACTAATATGTTTCATATTTTTTAAATATGTCTCAACAGTTTCCCAAATTGGTTCACCTTCACTTTGAGCTCCAACAGTTGACCAACCAGCAACTTTATATGATTTATTAGCATCAAGTTTTTCACCTGTTTTACTTAAAACAATATTTGTGATTCTCTCTCCAATTTTTGCTTTTGGATCTATTTTATATGAAATTCCACCTGTTCTAACCATATCTCCACCTTGTTGTAAAAATGGGTCTTCATTAAACAAGTTATCAGCAACATCTTCTAAAATTAGTTTTATTTCACTCCCTTTTATATCTCTTGCATAAGTTTCAGGATATGTCATAGCAGTTTGTGTCATTAAATCATCAAAAGTTATTGTTTGATTTGGCATCACTGAAGTTCCCCATCTAAATCCTGGACTTAGAGAAATTTGAGCACCTTTTACGTCGATTAATGCATCACATATAATTTGATCCCAAGAACCATTGAAGTTTCCTCTTCTAAATAGTGTCTCTTCAGTTGTAGCAATTGGTCTTGTAAGCTCTTTTAAATATGGAAGTCTTACATCTTCAATATATTTTTTCATCTCTTTATTCTCAGGAATTAAATCTGAGAATATTGGAAGAAGTGTAAATTTGAAATCTTTAATTTTTCCATTTTGAATATCTAAATCTAAAACATTTAAGAATTTACCGTTGCTTCCTGCATTACAAACATAAGTTGTACCTGATGAGTTTTTAACTGGATATGCTTCTGGAACACCATCGTGTGTATGACCACCTAGGATAAAATCAATTCCAGTACAAACTTCAGCCATTTTCTTATCTGTATCAAAACCATTGTGAGATAGAACTATAATAGCATCTGGTTTCTCTTCCTCTTTTATTTTGTCAACTAACTCTTGCATATTGTTTTCATTTATTCCAAATGTCCAATCAGGGATAAATCTTTGAGGATTTGCAATTGTTGTATAAGGGAAAGCTTGACCAATAATTGCAACTCTTGCTTTTTCTAAAGTTTTAATAGTATATGGTTTAAATGCATGACCACTATCTTCATCAAAAGCTTCAACTCCATTCATCATAGAGTCCTCTTTTACAAAGATATTTTGAGCTAAAAATTCTGCATTTAAAGCTTTAATATTTTCTAAAACTTCTTCAGCTTTATATGTAAATTCCCAATGCCCAACACAAATATCAGCTCCAAGAAGATTTAAAGCACCAACCATATCTTTACCTCTTGTCCATAAAGCTGTTGCACTTCCTTGCCATGTATCTCCACCATCTAAAAAGAGAGTTTTATCTTTTCCAAAACTATCTCTTAAAAAATCAACTACTGTTTTTATTTGTGCAAAACCACCTGTTTTACCCATAACTTTTGCATGTTCTTCAAAATTTACACAAGAAAAGGCATACTCTAATCTTTTATTTCCTTTTATTCCATAATAATCTAAAAATTTTTCACCAACAATATGTGGCGGCTTTCCTAAATTTCCATAAAATCCTAAATTAACACTAGGTTCTCTAAAATATACAGGTAAAAGCTGTGCATGGCTATCTGTCATATGTATAAATCTTGCATTACCAAATGGTTTTAATTTATAATAATCTTCAATTTTCTTTGTAGTTTCTACCATTCTTGTGTGAGAGTTTGCAAAAACAGGAGCAGCTCCTAAAATTGCCATCATGTAAACAAACTCTCTTCGACTAAATTTACTCATTTTTATTCCTTTTACTGTATAAATAAAAAAAGTCAAGATAAAATCTTGACTTTTAAAAAATAGCTTTAAATACTTTTAGTATTTGTAACCATCACTAGGACTAGCTAATTTCCAAGTTTTTTTTGCTTGAGCTTCTTGTGTTAAAGCACTAATAGCAAAGCTACAAGCTCTCCAAGTTGCAAATTCAATTGAAACTTTTTCACCTGTTGGTTTAGCTTTTTCATCTAATAGTTCAATCTCTTTTGCACCACTTTTGATAGCTTCTTTAGAAGCATCAATATATTGGCTATTTTTCATACCAAATCTCATAAATTCAACACCATGTTCAATGGCTATTTTATTGTATTTTTCAGCTGTTTGAATTACTTTATCAAGTCCATTTGTTTTTACATCACACTCTTTTTTAACATCAAGTTTTGAGTAATCTTCAGCTGCACTTAAATTTAGTCCAAAAGATAAAAGAGCTACCGATATCGAAATTTTTAAAATATTTTTCATTTTAATATCCTTTATTTTCTTACATCTGGACCATCAACTGGCATATCATTTGACATATAAGCTAAGAAATATATCAACTCAATCATAGTTTGGCTCTCATCTTTTGGTGGAACTTGACCTTGATCTACAACACAACCAGAAAGTCTTCTTTCAACTGTTCCTATATCTGTCCATTTAAGTCTTAGAACTGGAAAGTGAGTAACTTGACCTAAAAGTGGTGATAAAACCTCATTTCTAACTCTTTGTCCAGAACCTTGAATATGACAAGTAGCACAAGATAGTTTTAAATATCCTCTTTGAGTATAGTAGTACTCTTTTCCTCTTTCATAAGCCTCTTTTTCAGCTTTACTATTGATTTTTATATCAAACTTTTTACCAGCTTCTTTACTTTCATTTACCCAATAAGCCTGAAATTCAGCCATAGGACCCTTTTTTGTTCCCCACTCTTTTTCGCCATTTGCTCTTAAACAATCATTAACAGCTTTTGTTAAAGAGATTAACTCTTTTTTATTTTTATCATAGTAAGGGTATGTTCCAGCATTTGTTAAATCAGGGAAACATGTCTGCAATGAGTTGCCATTTGCAAATTTTTTAGTATATAACTCTTCACCTTTTTCAATAGCGTCTTCATAAGGTGGCATCTCTTTTAGTGCTTCATATTGGCTTCTAGCATCTTTTGAATATGCATAGCTTCCAATATTAAAATCCATATGTTTTAGATTTTTATCATATTTTTGTTCAAGTTCTTCTTCTGTGAAATATGTAAAAAATCTATCTTTATTTTTTGCTGGGTCTTCAAATTTTGCTTCAAAGAACTTTATCATCTCTAATCTATCTTTTTCTGCACCAGCATTAAAGCTTGCAGCACTTAAAGATGATATAAATAGAGCTAAAACAGTAGTAGATTTAACTATTTTTATAAGCATTTTCTCTCCTTTTATTTAAAATCAAATAGTTAAAACTATTTGATTTTCTCTACTGTTGTATCACTATTTCCTTTTAAATCTTTCCAAGTAATTTCAATATCATCTCCAGCTTTTGCACCTGTAAATGAAAATTTGAAGTAAGGGTCTTTTGATAAGAATTGACTAGAAGATACTTCATATACAACTTTTCCACCAACTTTTGCAACCAAATATGTAATAAAGTTTGCCTCTTTTTTAGCTCTTTCAGCCTCTTGGTAACTTAACATATCATGAGTTGCTAATGCTTTTACTTCACATACACCATTTTTATCAATTTTTGCTTTTATTTTTGTTGTTCCTGCCATTTTATATCCTTTTTTTATTTTTATAATTTTTTATTCTATTTTTTATCTTTTATTTAATGATTAGCCGAACTAAATCAACCACCACAACCACCAATTGTAACTTTTATCTCTTTAGAAACTGAGTGTAATTTTCCACCAACATCTGCAATTACTGTAACAGTACCTGTTTTTGCCATTTTAATTCTAAATGCATAATCTAAAACCATATCAGGAGTTGTTGTAAATACAGCAACTGCACTTTCTGGATTTGCATCTTGGAATACTGCAATTTTACTTGCTTTTAAATCTGTTTTAAAAGAGATTGGAATAACTGCACCATTTTCAGCAATATCTGGAGCTGTTAATGTAATACCACCTTGAGTTGTAGTAGTTGTTCCAAAAATTTCTTTAACTGCATCATCAACTTTTGTAGCTGTCCAAGCTTTTGGTTTGCTAGCTCTAAAATCCTCTGCACTTAAACTACTTGGAATTGCAGCAACTGCAATAGCACCTAAACCTAAACCTAAAAATTTTCTTCTATTTAACATAATTCTTCCTTTATTTTAATTTATTGTTTTTAAATAAGCAACAACTGCTTTTATTTCTTCATCACTTAACCATCCATTTCTTCCGAAAGCTGGCATTGCAGTTATTGGATCACCTGGATTTGTTGGGTCAAAAATTTTATTATATAAAACTTCATCTGGCCACATTGCAAGATATTGCAATTTTGGTCCCATTGTTCCAGGACCATCTAGCGTTTTTCCATTTGCATCATGGCAAGCTATACAATTACCTTTAGTATTAGTAGTATATATCTCTTCACCTTTTTTAATCAATTCTGAATTATCTGCTTGAGCATTTACTACAAATAGTAAGCTAAAAGCAAGATATTTCGCATACTTTTTGATTAAATTCATAATACCCTCCTTATTTACTTGATTGAATCATATAGTCAATGATTTTTTTAAGTTCATCATCACTTAAATCAGTTCCACCTCTAGGTGGCATACTATTTATACCATTAATTCCGTTATAATAAACTTTATCAATACCATTCTTAACAATATTATCCCAAGCAACTTTATCACCTAAAACAGGAGCTCCTATAGCAGCATTTGCATGACAAGCTGAACAACCAGCATTTTCATACTCTATTTGCCCTGGTTTTTGAGCAGACTTATCATTTTTTGGTAAATCTCTTACAGTTGATAATGGTTCGTTTGCAGTTGCCGTTAAATCATCTTGTATTCTCATAACAAGATTATTTACATCTTCTTTTATACAATCTTTCATACATCTCTCACCTTTACCATATAAAGTAGGATTTGAAAGATATTTTTTCATATTTTCAACACCTTCTTTTGGATTATTTGGTGTATTTGTTTCTGGATAAAAACCATTAACATTTGGCATAACTATTTTTAAAAATTTCTCTTTG
Above is a genomic segment from Aliarcobacter cryaerophilus containing:
- a CDS encoding DsrE family protein; the encoded protein is MFKKLFLILCLFGFALAETKFSNPKPSFESPRKVVYSLYVNDLDTVNHTIGSMYNILKEYPAESLKIVVVAYGKGLRALKKDYDKETLKRIKSLMEYDVEFVACKNTMETMKWKESDFIDDISFTQAGIVEVIERQVDGYIGITAY
- a CDS encoding MOSC domain-containing protein, whose product is MKILGEVLEVFSATKESSGLPRPKVESLNLIKDYGIEFDKFAEKNLDQTVMIVGLKSYELAKSFKIDLELGSLGENILLDFDPHDFEVGKYFKIDEAIIQITQICTVCNHLSVFNKDLPKILKGHRGVYCKIIESGKILKNMKIKEV
- a CDS encoding thioredoxin family protein: MKIVSILFFFTIALFANFEDGKKVFDAKCSSCHKEYIPMNLLKENFLEKNNTLLNLKAPSANLIVWAMFDSSKKIGDENDKEFQEIEINGYLKSYLENPDRFNSICDDSALGHYENKSSMKGVLSEDDYMNLTTYFMEFKNNIKEEYVYKKPKYSKEEEQNILTKAKNENKKIIVYATSTSCYFCKKMDKEVFTDNEIKKLLDKNYIFIEIDMDKSSLPFDLQKEYKRVTPSFFFVNNNKKLLTQYPGAWKKNDFIDILKENK
- the soxB gene encoding thiosulfohydrolase SoxB; this encodes MSKFSRREFVYMMAILGAAPVFANSHTRMVETTKKIEDYYKLKPFGNARFIHMTDSHAQLLPVYFREPSVNLGFYGNLGKPPHIVGEKFLDYYGIKGNKRLEYAFSCVNFEEHAKVMGKTGGFAQIKTVVDFLRDSFGKDKTLFLDGGDTWQGSATALWTRGKDMVGALNLLGADICVGHWEFTYKAEEVLENIKALNAEFLAQNIFVKEDSMMNGVEAFDEDSGHAFKPYTIKTLEKARVAIIGQAFPYTTIANPQRFIPDWTFGINENNMQELVDKIKEEEKPDAIIVLSHNGFDTDKKMAEVCTGIDFILGGHTHDGVPEAYPVKNSSGTTYVCNAGSNGKFLNVLDLDIQNGKIKDFKFTLLPIFSDLIPENKEMKKYIEDVRLPYLKELTRPIATTEETLFRRGNFNGSWDQIICDALIDVKGAQISLSPGFRWGTSVMPNQTITFDDLMTQTAMTYPETYARDIKGSEIKLILEDVADNLFNEDPFLQQGGDMVRTGGISYKIDPKAKIGERITNIVLSKTGEKLDANKSYKVAGWSTVGAQSEGEPIWETVETYLKNMKHISKIKIDTPDIVGVKGNPGII
- the soxA gene encoding sulfur oxidation c-type cytochrome SoxA, coding for MLIKIVKSTTVLALFISSLSAASFNAGAEKDRLEMIKFFEAKFEDPAKNKDRFFTYFTEEELEQKYDKNLKHMDFNIGSYAYSKDARSQYEALKEMPPYEDAIEKGEELYTKKFANGNSLQTCFPDLTNAGTYPYYDKNKKELISLTKAVNDCLRANGEKEWGTKKGPMAEFQAYWVNESKEAGKKFDIKINSKAEKEAYERGKEYYYTQRGYLKLSCATCHIQGSGQRVRNEVLSPLLGQVTHFPVLRLKWTDIGTVERRLSGCVVDQGQVPPKDESQTMIELIYFLAYMSNDMPVDGPDVRK
- the soxZ gene encoding thiosulfate oxidation carrier complex protein SoxZ → MAGTTKIKAKIDKNGVCEVKALATHDMLSYQEAERAKKEANFITYLVAKVGGKVVYEVSSSQFLSKDPYFKFSFTGAKAGDDIEITWKDLKGNSDTTVEKIK
- the soxY gene encoding thiosulfate oxidation carrier protein SoxY; protein product: MLNRRKFLGLGLGAIAVAAIPSSLSAEDFRASKPKAWTATKVDDAVKEIFGTTTTTQGGITLTAPDIAENGAVIPISFKTDLKASKIAVFQDANPESAVAVFTTTPDMVLDYAFRIKMAKTGTVTVIADVGGKLHSVSKEIKVTIGGCGG
- the soxX gene encoding sulfur oxidation c-type cytochrome SoxX; protein product: MNLIKKYAKYLAFSLLFVVNAQADNSELIKKGEEIYTTNTKGNCIACHDANGKTLDGPGTMGPKLQYLAMWPDEVLYNKIFDPTNPGDPITAMPAFGRNGWLSDEEIKAVVAYLKTIN